A window of the Microtus pennsylvanicus isolate mMicPen1 chromosome 4, mMicPen1.hap1, whole genome shotgun sequence genome harbors these coding sequences:
- the Tslp gene encoding thymic stromal lymphopoietin produces MDLVWTGEERGGLMPDTVLAGLEALHAWRGELPVKWSWNWVLVNISLLCVFSVLLRDLFILQVVGLVFTYNFSNCNFKEISNIYSEAIYPDLRKYLNGSPFDQIEFCENLTDCLAKIEYHTLNPIPGCPSLPEKTFALRTKGTLTKHCSGYSETQRNNTLDMEQDVKSICLNQTSQIQWLWFSFVQIPKD; encoded by the exons ATGGACCTTGTGTGgactggggaggagaggggagggctgATGCCTGACACAGTCCTTGCAGGTCTAGAGGCTCTCCATGCTTGGAGGGGAGAGCTCCCTGTGAAATGGAGTTGGAACTGGGTGTTGGTGAACATTTCCTTACTATGTGTCTTTTCAGTTCTTCTCAGGGACCTCTTCATCTTGCAAGTTGTAGGGCTCGTGTTCACTTACAACTTTTCTAATTGTAACTTCAAGgagatttcaaatatatattctgAAGCAATTTACCCTGACCTGCGTAAATATTTGAATGGG AGCCCGTTCGACCAAATCGAGTTCTGTGAAAACTTG ACAGATTGTCTCGCGAAAATCGAGTACCATACTCTCAATCCTATCCCTGGCTGCCCGTCACTCCCCGAGAAAACATTCGCGTTGAGAACGAAAGGGACCCTCACTAAACATTGCTCAGGATACAGTGAAACTCAG AGAAACAATACCCTGGACATGGAGCAAGACGTCAAAAGCATCTGCCTGAATCAAACCTCACAAATACAgtggttgtggttttctttcgTTCAAATTCCAAAAGATTAA